One region of Vigna angularis cultivar LongXiaoDou No.4 chromosome 10, ASM1680809v1, whole genome shotgun sequence genomic DNA includes:
- the LOC108334868 gene encoding uncharacterized protein LOC108334868: MILSRVAKGVVKGAATKLEQRPAEAPQSLPDIVFTLAEAIRFFYSETLGKWHLLDLPRAILFSIMDKSKKTVPMECGVRSDCVQLKDPELLKELYELKKCLTRTMLFSKKSFRVFLFAAGFSKEDVLFRKKRARLLKPAFTVIRDKESNCLFVFIRGTQSIRDTLTDAIGAPVSFSPYIYIDGELKKNMVSGHGHRGMVAAAGWIKKHCTPILLDELRKNKDYQIKVVGHSLGGGTAALLTYMLREVKQFSSCTCVTFGPAASVSSELSEFGKAFIISVINDLDVVPTLSAYSVDGFIREGKVKHENILSKAHSSITAIGSHLPFASSVKALSDHAVSLGSKVVKKHKQRTRSLFSLPQKLVNVGTFSSSKSDNLAEASRSSERSYEEIIMSESTSDEDNSNFSDEGDDNDELDEEEKNLYAFQNIVTSTASQEELLSQLEKLELQKQENIRKEKEVITKDITEEETIEVFHTEERGAVTTTSDDMDIHPLYPPGRIMHIVPENSDPKNYDSDQKYLYLYETPKQLYEKLRVSRRMIFDHMTNKYLQMLQKLINQLEEEHLKKRG, from the exons ATGATATTGTCGAGAGTTGCTAAGGGAGTTGTTAAGGGAGCTGCCACGAAGCTCGAACAGAGACCAGCTGAAGCACCACAGAGTTTACCGGACATAGTGTTCACGTTAGCAGAAGCCATAAGGTTTTTTTATTCAGAGACCTTGGGAAAATGGCATCTCTTGGATTTGCCAAGAGCCATTCTTTTTTCTATCATGGACAAG AGTAAGAAAACAGTTCCAATGGAATGTGGAGTAAGAAGTGACTGTGTTCAACTGAAAGACCCCGAACTGTTAAAGGAGTTGTATGAGCTCAAAAAATGCTTGACTCGAACCATGCTTTTCAGCAAGAAAAGCTTTCGTGTTTTTCTATTCGCTGCTGGATTTTCCAAGGAGGACGTTCTCTTCCGGAAGAAAAGAGCTAGG CTTCTAAAGCCTGCATTCACAGTTATACGTGATAAAGAATCAAACTGTTTGTTTGTGTTCATACGTGGAACTCAAAGCATAAGAGATACCCTGACAGATGCAATCGGTGCTCCAGTGTCCTTCAGTCCCTACATTTACATAGATGGTGAGCTAAAAAAGAACATGGTTTCAGGACATGGACACCGTGGTATGGTTGCTGCAGCTGGTTGGATCAAAAAGCACTGCACTCCTATACTTCTTGATGAACTTAGAAAAAACAAGGATTACCAAATCAAG GTCGTTGGGCACTCGCTTGGTGGTGGTACTGCTGCACTGTTGACATATATGCTTAGAGAAGTAAAGCAGTTCTCTTCATGCACTTGTGTGACCTTTGGCCCAG CTGCTTCTGTGTCATCGGAATTATCGGAATTCGGGAAGGCCTTTATCATTTCCGTTATAAACGATTTAGACGTAGTGCCTACTTTGTCAGCATATTCTGTTGATGGTTTCATTCGTGAG GGTAAGGTTAAGCACGAAAACATACTAAGTAAAGCACATAGCTCTATAACTGCAATTGGATCTCACTTACCATTTGCATCTAGTGTTAAAGCCCTTTCAGATCATGCAGTATCCCTTGGCTCCAAG GTTGTCAAGAAGCATAAACAAAGAACTCGGTCATTGTTTTCCTTGCCCCAAAAACTTGTCAATGTTGGCACATTCTCAAGCTCTAAATCAGATAACTTGGCTGAAGCTTCTCGATCATCCGAGAGAAGTTATGAAGAGATAATAATGTCAGAGTCTACGTCTGATGAGGATAACTCTAATTTCTCTGATGAAGGTGATGACAATGATGAATTAgatgaagaggaaaaaaatttatatgctTTCCAGAACATCGTTACTTCCACTGCCTCTCAAGAAGAATTGTTGAGTCAATTGGAGAAACTTGAGCTGCAGAAACAGGAAAATATCCGTAAGGAAAAAGAGGTCATAACCAAAGACATCACTGAAGAAGAAACCATTGAGGTTTTCCATACTGAAGAAAGAGGTGCTGTAACGACAACATCAGACGACATGGATATACATCCTCTTTATCCTCCAGGCAGGATCATGCATATTGTTCCTGAAAATTCTGATCCAAAAAACTATGATTCTGATCAGAAATACCTCTACTTATATGAAACGCCTAAACAACTCTATGAAAAACTTAGGGTTTCAAGAAGGATGATATTTGATCATATGACAAACAAGTATCTACAGATGTTACAGAAGCTGATCAATCAACTAGAGGAGGAACATTTGAAAAAGCGTGGATGA